In the Opitutaceae bacterium genome, one interval contains:
- a CDS encoding SRPBCC domain-containing protein, whose amino-acid sequence MAHPDYDREIRITRTVQSLPGALWNAWATADGLGSWWTRHCRIEPGVGGAYELYFLMDNPPGTRGGEGNRILIWEPESRLAFTWNAPPSQPYTRSQHTVVDLRFTPLSDTATEIELLHRGFGLGPAWDETYAYFQAAWTTVIDRLVDHF is encoded by the coding sequence ATGGCACATCCCGACTACGATCGAGAGATCCGCATCACCCGCACCGTTCAATCCCTTCCCGGCGCCCTGTGGAATGCCTGGGCGACCGCCGATGGGCTCGGCTCATGGTGGACCAGACACTGTCGGATTGAACCCGGTGTCGGCGGCGCCTATGAGCTCTACTTCCTGATGGACAACCCTCCGGGCACCCGGGGCGGCGAAGGCAATCGAATCCTGATCTGGGAACCCGAATCCCGCCTCGCCTTCACCTGGAACGCCCCACCATCCCAACCGTATACCCGGTCCCAGCACACCGTGGTCGACCTCCGTTTCACCCCCCTCTCGGACACCGCCACCGAAATCGAACTCCTCCACCGTGGATTCGGACTCGGCCCGGCCTGGGACGAAACCTACGCCTACTTTCAAGCCGCCTGGACAACCGTGATCGATCGACTGGTCGATCATTTCTGA
- a CDS encoding FUN14 domain-containing protein, translating to MSEATETPGKPEPSTEQPAGAPRPVWRSPSVLVAALVMLIGLGVWLVEVIGGEPQSEPDSAGMEGMSSLTDSRRTYPELDDAGSDARTPVSPVAFRLGAGYLGGFFLGWAFRKFITLTLLAAGGLVALLALFQGLGWFEVNWGAVDEHLKLALVWVQGQAGSFKTFVTGYLPSAGAASAGLFVGFRRR from the coding sequence ATGAGCGAAGCCACCGAGACTCCCGGAAAACCGGAACCATCAACCGAACAACCGGCAGGTGCGCCGCGCCCGGTCTGGAGGTCGCCGTCCGTCCTGGTGGCGGCCCTGGTCATGTTGATCGGGCTGGGGGTCTGGCTGGTCGAGGTGATCGGGGGCGAACCCCAATCGGAGCCGGATTCGGCCGGGATGGAAGGCATGAGTTCCCTGACGGATTCGCGCCGGACGTATCCGGAATTGGACGACGCCGGGTCCGATGCCCGGACTCCGGTCTCTCCGGTCGCCTTCCGGCTGGGCGCGGGTTATCTGGGCGGGTTTTTCCTGGGTTGGGCCTTTCGGAAGTTCATCACGCTGACCCTGCTGGCGGCAGGCGGACTGGTTGCCCTCCTCGCCCTGTTTCAGGGGTTGGGATGGTTCGAGGTGAATTGGGGCGCGGTGGACGAGCACCTCAAATTGGCCTTGGTGTGGGTCCAGGGCCAGGCGGGGTCGTTCAAGACCTTTGTCACCGGATATCTGCCCAGTGCCGGGGCGGCGAGCGCCGGTCTCTTTGTCGGATTCCGGCGCCGCTGA
- a CDS encoding prepilin-type N-terminal cleavage/methylation domain-containing protein, whose product MNIELSSTNRRVSHSKAGFSLVEMIGVLAIIAILAVVIVPKVFSTIASSRVTNAVGSVSSMKSAVTEFAGKYGTIPVTNNRSRIDDLLAADGLLEGRFAVKIGNQPDTRIDGATWTRSGGAWTATGGSNQNSQSRLICLNSNTTAPATANGANYRLDGSNNLPANSRVVSAVIVNLTANEAQELSMRLDGEAFTPATSTVDDQTGKVVYRRPNGNGLTTAYVYIAHQ is encoded by the coding sequence ATGAATATTGAGCTATCCTCCACCAATCGCCGCGTCTCGCACTCCAAGGCTGGATTCAGCCTGGTCGAGATGATCGGTGTCCTCGCCATCATTGCCATCCTCGCGGTCGTCATCGTGCCGAAGGTGTTCTCCACCATCGCTTCATCACGCGTGACCAATGCGGTCGGCTCCGTCAGTTCCATGAAGTCCGCTGTCACGGAATTCGCCGGCAAATACGGCACCATCCCGGTGACCAACAACCGGAGTCGGATCGACGATCTGCTCGCAGCCGACGGGCTTCTCGAGGGTCGATTCGCCGTCAAGATCGGCAACCAGCCGGACACCCGCATTGATGGAGCCACCTGGACCCGTTCGGGCGGCGCCTGGACCGCCACCGGAGGATCCAATCAGAACAGCCAGTCGCGGCTGATCTGTCTCAACTCCAACACGACAGCGCCGGCCACCGCCAACGGCGCCAATTACCGTCTTGATGGATCCAACAACCTGCCCGCCAATTCGCGCGTCGTCTCGGCCGTGATCGTCAATCTGACCGCCAATGAAGCCCAGGAATTAAGCATGCGCCTTGACGGCGAAGCGTTCACCCCGGCCACTTCGACCGTGGATGACCAGACCGGCAAAGTCGTCTATCGCCGCCCGAACGGCAATGGCCTGACCACCGCCTACGTCTATATCGCACACCAGTAA
- a CDS encoding GspE/PulE family protein, which produces MNQAPNKKRLGDRLLDAGLINRHQLELALREQKRSGKLIGAVLHELGFVTEEDIAGFLAQDAQARTIDLDSLQIEPDVLALVPYDFCREAVLIPSQRDADSLTVVMGDPFDVVAIDRIEQMTRLKVEVLNAPKPDILEKLAIAYEREGSIDQTIDELMKISRQTDGDETTAPMIRAVEQIISSAVRKSVSDIHFEPDEKSLRIRMRTDGVLRPFLLVPKDLQDAFTARLKVMANLDVSETRLPQDGRFAFAVGRRDLNIRVSTMPTNYGESVVLRILDSGGMLFDLGSLGLELNDEKILAEAVTRPHGVLLVTGPTGSGKTTTLYTALNSVNRLERSVFTLEDPIEYRLPHIRQTQINEKIGLTFSAGLRTLLRQDPDVILVGETRDQETAQLMTRAALTGHLVFSSLHTNDASSAIPRLIDLGVEPFLLPATLRVVIAQRLVRRLCPVCREPVPQPLDHLASFGLKAPADQDLTLFKPKGCPECQDQGYRGRVAIFELLNIDDDFHPLLHQGNAEAIKKLAQEKGMSQLFDDGLRRACAGLTSIEEVFRVALAH; this is translated from the coding sequence ATGAACCAGGCTCCCAACAAGAAGCGACTTGGCGATCGTCTCCTCGACGCCGGGCTGATCAACCGTCACCAGTTGGAGCTCGCCCTGCGCGAACAAAAACGGTCCGGCAAACTGATCGGCGCCGTCCTCCATGAGCTGGGCTTCGTCACCGAGGAAGATATCGCAGGCTTTCTCGCCCAGGATGCCCAGGCCCGGACGATCGACCTGGACTCCCTCCAGATCGAGCCCGATGTCCTCGCCCTCGTCCCCTACGATTTCTGCCGGGAGGCCGTCCTCATTCCCTCCCAAAGGGATGCCGATTCCCTGACCGTGGTCATGGGCGACCCCTTCGATGTCGTCGCCATCGACCGGATCGAGCAGATGACCCGGCTCAAGGTCGAGGTCCTCAACGCGCCGAAGCCGGACATCCTCGAGAAACTCGCCATCGCCTACGAACGCGAGGGCTCGATCGATCAGACCATCGATGAGCTGATGAAGATCAGCCGTCAGACCGACGGCGATGAGACCACCGCACCGATGATCCGGGCCGTCGAGCAGATCATCAGTTCGGCCGTCCGCAAATCGGTCAGCGACATCCATTTTGAACCTGACGAGAAATCGCTCCGGATCCGGATGCGCACCGACGGAGTCCTCCGCCCGTTTCTCCTCGTCCCCAAGGATCTCCAGGATGCCTTCACCGCCCGGCTCAAGGTCATGGCCAATCTCGATGTCTCCGAGACCCGGCTGCCCCAGGATGGCCGCTTCGCCTTTGCCGTGGGTCGCAGGGACCTGAACATCCGTGTCTCGACCATGCCAACCAACTACGGGGAAAGCGTCGTCCTGCGCATCCTCGACAGCGGAGGCATGCTTTTCGACCTCGGCTCGCTCGGCCTGGAACTCAACGATGAGAAGATCCTGGCCGAGGCCGTCACCCGCCCACACGGCGTTCTCCTCGTGACGGGTCCGACCGGCAGCGGCAAAACCACCACCCTCTACACCGCGCTCAACTCGGTCAATCGCCTGGAACGATCCGTCTTCACCCTTGAGGACCCGATCGAATACCGCCTGCCCCATATCCGGCAGACCCAGATCAACGAAAAGATCGGGCTCACCTTCAGCGCCGGATTGCGCACCCTCCTCCGCCAGGATCCCGATGTCATTCTCGTCGGCGAAACCCGCGACCAGGAAACCGCCCAACTGATGACCCGCGCCGCGCTGACCGGCCACCTCGTCTTCAGTTCCCTTCACACCAATGACGCCTCCAGCGCCATCCCCCGTCTGATCGACCTCGGGGTGGAGCCCTTTCTGCTTCCCGCCACCCTCCGCGTCGTCATCGCCCAGCGCCTCGTCCGGCGCCTCTGCCCGGTCTGTCGGGAACCCGTGCCCCAACCGCTCGATCATCTCGCCTCTTTTGGCCTGAAAGCCCCGGCGGACCAGGATTTGACCCTGTTCAAGCCGAAAGGATGCCCCGAGTGCCAGGACCAGGGCTACCGCGGCCGCGTCGCCATTTTCGAACTGCTCAATATTGACGACGACTTCCATCCCCTCCTCCACCAGGGCAATGCCGAGGCCATCAAGAAACTCGCTCAGGAAAAGGGCATGTCCCAACTTTTCGATGACGGCCTCCGGCGGGCCTGCGCCGGCCTGACTTCGATCGAGGAAGTCTTCCGCGTCGCCCTTGCCCATTAA
- a CDS encoding type II secretion system F family protein, with product MSLFHYKAYDAAGATITGALEADSVATLEGRLRATGIWLLEAREHGDQARDEKTRISRVRANSRDQIAFFIQMTLLLQSGITLPTALAQLAQDFSDSKLGPVIDSLADRVSVGVPLHEAMEAFPRIFSRQIVAMVEAGEVSGQMPEVFRSLSSYLEWIDELVSEIRQALIYPIIVIAASIGLIVLLFTLVVPRFVTLLTDLSMEVPVLTRIVMALSDLMVKGAPFLIAAAVGIPIALKLALRVPAFGRWFDRSLMRLPIFGQLVSMFALARFSRNLGMLYRSGVTLLKGLEISTGLAGNRAIEFALEKVRKAVTEGSPMSRSLSDQAIFPRTLVTMIATGETSGNLDVALQSVASYYDTIIPRRIKAIFAIFNPVIMLSLIGIVGVVALSVVLPILQLWQVQ from the coding sequence ATGAGTCTCTTTCACTACAAAGCCTACGACGCCGCCGGCGCCACCATCACCGGGGCACTGGAAGCCGACAGCGTGGCCACCCTTGAAGGCCGCCTGCGGGCCACCGGCATCTGGCTGCTCGAGGCCCGCGAACATGGCGACCAGGCGCGGGACGAGAAAACCCGGATCAGCCGGGTCAGGGCCAACAGCCGCGACCAGATCGCCTTCTTCATCCAGATGACCCTGCTGCTGCAGTCCGGCATCACCCTGCCGACCGCCCTGGCCCAACTCGCCCAGGATTTCTCCGATTCCAAACTCGGGCCCGTCATTGACTCACTGGCCGACCGCGTCTCCGTCGGCGTGCCCTTGCATGAGGCCATGGAGGCCTTTCCCCGGATCTTCTCCCGTCAGATTGTGGCCATGGTCGAGGCGGGTGAAGTCAGCGGACAAATGCCTGAAGTCTTCAGGAGCCTCAGCAGCTACCTCGAGTGGATCGACGAGCTGGTCAGCGAAATCCGTCAGGCCCTCATCTACCCGATCATCGTGATCGCCGCCTCGATCGGACTCATCGTCCTGCTCTTCACCCTGGTCGTCCCCCGCTTCGTCACCCTCCTGACCGATCTGTCCATGGAGGTTCCCGTCCTCACCCGGATCGTCATGGCCCTGAGCGACCTCATGGTCAAAGGGGCGCCCTTCCTCATCGCGGCCGCCGTCGGCATCCCCATCGCCCTGAAACTGGCTCTGCGCGTCCCCGCCTTCGGTCGCTGGTTCGACCGCAGTCTGATGAGGCTGCCCATCTTCGGCCAGCTTGTCTCCATGTTCGCCCTCGCACGATTCTCCCGAAACCTGGGGATGCTCTACCGGTCCGGGGTCACCCTGCTCAAGGGCCTCGAGATCTCCACCGGCCTGGCCGGAAACCGGGCGATCGAATTCGCTCTCGAAAAAGTCCGGAAAGCCGTGACCGAAGGCTCCCCCATGAGTCGCAGCCTGAGCGACCAGGCCATCTTCCCACGGACCCTCGTCACCATGATCGCCACCGGCGAAACCTCCGGCAACCTCGACGTGGCCCTCCAGAGCGTCGCCTCCTACTACGACACGATCATTCCGAGGCGGATCAAGGCGATCTTCGCCATCTTCAATCCCGTGATCATGCTCAGCCTCATCGGCATCGTGGGCGTCGTCGCCCTCTCCGTCGTCCTCCCCATCCTCCAACTCTGGCAGGTTCAATGA
- a CDS encoding type II secretion system protein: protein MKTPDRNSSYPVRGFSLIELIGVLAIITILAGTIAPNALRSIERAAVRAEARSLENLGEQLKLYLRDQAALPTSSNWTTALAAYSDLSPTDLAVNRRNNARVFLLDPARSPAERVIILSSMRSGLSLPTSGSINSAARFQDLWDTPENSIPSSVSWGGWNAWRNTPNSEDYLVIERVNLLPVYRSEFRTFTITLNNNGSTTSSYQLFPGSGGSPSTVNVPAGATAILTNLRTRDRVNLYRSSGAANLDYSYVVSDQGKTLDFDGFQWLPQ, encoded by the coding sequence ATGAAGACGCCCGATCGAAACTCTTCGTATCCCGTTCGCGGATTCAGCTTGATCGAGCTGATCGGGGTCCTCGCCATCATCACCATCCTCGCCGGCACCATCGCCCCGAACGCCCTGCGTTCGATCGAGCGGGCCGCCGTCCGCGCCGAAGCCCGGTCCCTGGAAAACCTCGGAGAACAGCTCAAACTCTACCTGCGCGACCAGGCCGCCCTGCCCACCTCCTCCAACTGGACGACCGCCCTGGCCGCCTATTCCGACCTCAGCCCGACCGACCTCGCGGTCAACCGCCGCAATAACGCGCGGGTCTTCCTCCTCGATCCGGCCCGATCCCCGGCCGAACGCGTCATCATCCTCTCCAGCATGCGCAGCGGACTTTCGCTGCCGACCTCCGGTTCGATCAACTCCGCCGCCCGCTTCCAGGACCTCTGGGACACGCCTGAAAACAGCATCCCATCCAGCGTCAGCTGGGGCGGCTGGAACGCCTGGCGCAACACCCCCAACAGCGAGGACTACCTCGTCATCGAGCGGGTCAACCTGCTTCCCGTCTACCGATCCGAGTTCCGTACTTTCACCATCACCCTGAACAACAACGGGTCCACCACCTCCAGCTACCAACTCTTTCCCGGCTCCGGAGGTTCACCCTCGACCGTCAATGTGCCCGCCGGAGCCACCGCCATCCTGACCAATCTTCGCACCCGCGACCGGGTCAACCTCTACCGGTCCTCCGGCGCCGCCAACCTCGACTACAGCTACGTGGTCAGCGATCAGGGCAAGACCCTCGATTTCGACGGATTCCAATGGCTTCCCCAATGA
- a CDS encoding secretin N-terminal domain-containing protein gives MRTDSFQRSLAAAVIVLTGLLPARAQDAGPGPEISSELFSFRAENAPIKQALSLFARANKLNIVADLDILGEVTVEFQDLPLDYAMRALLDANGYYFVKDGPLIRVRKTETRLFQIDYINATRAGEGSNAVQISSGGGASSGGSGGGGGGSGQEQGSTMTVTNTSNVDFWKDLAGQLATMLSEDAKLTVNSLSGTITVTDSHQNIGRVAQFLESVGNSVVKQVDLEVQIYEVAFTDTFQLGIDWSRVGNPTIGTGLIVRNPLYGGDPSAPGVTIGYDFSNGISAVLEALSEQGDITVVSKPRLRTLNNQPAVVRVGQDLPVFVTEVIQSPGTPPVITQSETIQVVTVGTVLSITPQISDEGLITLDITPAVSRLVRIIQSASGNTDAPVIDIRQASSLVRVRDGDTVVMGGLVQDGETTTTRKIPILGDIPLLGKAFSGEYKSTERSELIFFVTPRIIKDLGEIRSVEVVAAAQP, from the coding sequence ATGAGAACTGATTCCTTTCAACGCTCCCTCGCCGCCGCGGTCATTGTCCTGACCGGATTGCTTCCAGCCCGTGCCCAGGACGCAGGGCCGGGCCCGGAGATCTCCTCCGAACTCTTCAGCTTTCGCGCCGAAAACGCCCCGATCAAGCAGGCACTCAGCCTCTTTGCCCGGGCCAACAAACTCAACATCGTCGCCGATCTCGACATTCTCGGAGAGGTCACCGTCGAGTTCCAGGATCTGCCGCTCGACTACGCCATGCGGGCCCTGCTCGATGCCAACGGCTATTACTTCGTCAAGGACGGCCCGCTCATCCGGGTCCGCAAGACCGAAACCCGCCTTTTCCAGATCGACTATATCAATGCCACCCGGGCGGGTGAGGGCTCCAACGCCGTCCAGATCAGTTCCGGCGGCGGCGCGTCCTCCGGCGGAAGCGGCGGAGGCGGAGGCGGGTCCGGTCAGGAACAGGGGTCGACCATGACCGTGACCAATACCTCGAACGTGGACTTCTGGAAGGATCTGGCCGGCCAGCTGGCCACCATGCTCAGTGAGGATGCCAAACTGACCGTCAACAGCCTCTCCGGCACCATCACCGTGACCGACAGCCACCAGAATATCGGGCGCGTCGCGCAGTTCCTCGAATCCGTGGGCAACTCAGTGGTCAAACAGGTCGACCTTGAGGTCCAGATCTACGAGGTCGCTTTCACGGATACCTTCCAACTCGGCATCGACTGGTCCCGTGTCGGCAACCCGACCATCGGAACCGGGCTGATTGTGCGCAACCCACTCTACGGAGGCGATCCGTCCGCGCCCGGAGTGACCATCGGCTATGATTTTTCCAACGGGATCTCCGCCGTCCTTGAGGCCCTCTCCGAACAGGGGGATATCACCGTGGTCTCCAAGCCGCGCCTGAGAACCCTCAACAATCAACCCGCCGTTGTCCGGGTCGGCCAGGATCTGCCCGTCTTCGTGACCGAGGTCATTCAGTCGCCGGGCACCCCTCCCGTCATCACCCAGAGCGAGACCATCCAGGTGGTCACTGTCGGCACCGTCCTGTCCATCACACCACAGATTTCCGACGAGGGACTCATCACACTCGATATCACCCCGGCCGTCAGCCGCCTCGTCCGGATCATCCAATCGGCCAGCGGCAACACCGACGCTCCGGTCATCGATATCCGCCAGGCTTCGTCCCTCGTCCGGGTCCGCGATGGCGACACCGTCGTCATGGGTGGACTCGTCCAGGATGGCGAAACCACCACCACCCGCAAGATCCCCATTCTCGGCGACATCCCCCTTCTCGGCAAAGCCTTTTCCGGCGAATACAAATCAACCGAGCGCTCCGAACTCATCTTCTTCGTAACTCCCCGCATCATCAAGGATCTCGGCGAAATCCGCTCCGTGGAGGTGGTCGCTGCCGCCCAGCCCTGA
- a CDS encoding diguanylate cyclase gives MTTPPCRVLLVEDEPVTAAVTRRMLEKSGKGRYAITHTASLTETLNAQRDQDFDVVLADLNLPDSHGLETTEAIVAADSEAAVIVLTANESEADGIRAVQLGAQDYLIKGAFSAESLNRSILYSIERHRLQRTIRQLAVIDELTGLYNRRGFNSLKDDMLQRARTSPHGGFLCYFDLDNFKLINDRMGHATGDEALKDFAAVLRRVFRKDSALIRLGGDEFVAIGLEGRSGLLQEYLQLLEALLHDRNRERPKDCRIQTSLGITTFDRRSKLNMDEVLATADKKLYDDKRRRHQADDAVVHFPGRASA, from the coding sequence ATGACGACACCACCCTGCCGCGTCCTCCTCGTTGAGGATGAGCCAGTAACTGCCGCGGTGACCCGACGGATGCTCGAGAAAAGCGGCAAGGGGCGCTATGCCATCACCCACACCGCCTCTCTCACCGAGACCCTGAACGCCCAACGCGACCAGGATTTCGACGTCGTCCTGGCCGATCTCAATCTCCCGGACAGCCACGGTCTTGAAACCACCGAAGCCATCGTGGCGGCCGATTCCGAAGCCGCCGTCATCGTCCTTACCGCCAACGAAAGCGAAGCGGACGGCATCCGGGCCGTTCAACTCGGCGCCCAGGATTATCTGATCAAGGGAGCGTTCAGCGCGGAGAGCCTGAACCGGAGCATTCTCTACAGCATCGAACGCCACCGGCTCCAGCGGACCATCCGCCAGCTGGCTGTCATTGATGAGCTGACCGGGCTCTACAACCGCCGGGGCTTCAACTCGCTCAAGGACGACATGCTTCAGCGGGCCCGCACCAGCCCCCACGGGGGATTCCTCTGCTATTTCGATCTCGATAATTTCAAGTTGATCAACGACCGGATGGGCCATGCCACCGGAGATGAGGCCCTCAAGGATTTCGCCGCCGTCCTCCGGCGCGTCTTCCGCAAGGATTCCGCCCTCATCCGGCTCGGCGGCGACGAGTTCGTCGCCATCGGCCTGGAGGGCCGATCAGGCCTTCTCCAGGAATACCTCCAACTGCTCGAAGCCCTCCTTCACGATCGCAACCGCGAGCGACCCAAGGATTGCCGGATCCAGACCAGCCTGGGCATCACCACTTTCGACCGGCGCTCCAAGCTCAATATGGACGAGGTTCTCGCCACCGCCGACAAGAAGCTCTACGATGACAAACGGCGCAGGCATCAGGCTGATGATGCCGTCGTCCACTTTCCCGGAAGGGCCAGCGCATGA
- a CDS encoding HD domain-containing phosphohydrolase — translation MIPSTLHKHETEMILRLRKVCEAHDPGITRHLDNVAHFSAELARLAGLAPEQVGHIALAAPLHDLGKIGLRRTLLEKPGILDPNEMMIVQSHTQIGHDLLAGSPWPIMQCAARIAHSHHENWDGTGYPNGLRGEEIPLEARIVAVADVYDALLADRPYKPAWPEDRVIAELTRLRNVKYEPALIDLFLAHLPQIRSKAA, via the coding sequence ATGATCCCCTCCACCCTGCACAAGCACGAGACCGAGATGATCCTCCGGCTTCGGAAGGTCTGCGAGGCCCACGATCCCGGAATCACCCGCCACCTCGACAACGTGGCCCACTTCTCCGCGGAACTGGCCCGACTCGCCGGCCTCGCTCCCGAGCAGGTAGGGCATATCGCCCTCGCCGCCCCACTGCATGATCTCGGAAAAATCGGACTGCGGCGCACCCTCCTGGAAAAACCCGGCATCCTCGATCCGAATGAGATGATGATCGTCCAGTCCCATACGCAGATCGGACACGATCTCCTCGCTGGAAGCCCCTGGCCGATCATGCAGTGCGCCGCCCGGATCGCCCACTCCCATCACGAGAACTGGGACGGCACCGGTTATCCGAACGGACTTCGCGGAGAAGAAATCCCCCTGGAAGCCCGGATCGTCGCCGTCGCCGATGTCTACGACGCCCTCCTCGCCGACCGGCCCTACAAACCCGCCTGGCCGGAAGACCGGGTCATCGCCGAACTGACCCGCCTGCGCAACGTCAAGTACGAGCCCGCCCTGATCGACCTCTTCCTGGCCCACCTGCCCCAGATCCGCTCAAAGGCCGCCTGA
- a CDS encoding uroporphyrinogen decarboxylase family protein, with the protein MTPREIVSRTIRFQGADRMPFDLDPAHGSDFVWVGMSPSPDDRPRNSTGRDEWGCLWDNIGVSSLGEVKEPALPSWDDWDRLRIPDITETRRWTGLESACREAGDRFILTYGLSIYERIHFIRGLENAWVDILEEPEKLCRLIDILVEMNLYAIQRYAEAGADGFIFCDDWGLQDRLMIAPETWRSIWKPRYARMYRAAHDAGLLTFLHSCGHIVSILDDLIEIGLDVIQMDQQENMTVESLGERFGGRITFWCPVDIQQTMARGDPDEIRAYCRKMVAHLGRPNGGFIAKWYSDPAGAGHTPEAIEAMCDEFVKISREQRQAVAS; encoded by the coding sequence ATGACTCCACGCGAAATTGTTTCGCGAACCATCCGTTTCCAGGGCGCCGACCGCATGCCGTTCGATCTCGACCCCGCCCACGGCAGCGACTTTGTCTGGGTGGGGATGAGCCCCTCGCCCGATGACCGCCCCCGCAACAGCACCGGACGCGATGAATGGGGCTGCCTCTGGGACAATATCGGCGTCTCCAGCCTCGGCGAGGTCAAGGAGCCGGCCCTCCCCTCATGGGACGACTGGGACCGCTTGAGAATCCCCGACATCACGGAAACCCGTCGATGGACGGGGCTCGAATCCGCCTGCCGCGAAGCCGGCGACCGCTTCATCCTGACCTACGGTCTCTCGATCTACGAGCGGATCCACTTCATCCGCGGCCTGGAAAATGCCTGGGTCGACATCCTGGAGGAACCGGAGAAGCTCTGCCGTCTGATCGACATCCTCGTCGAGATGAACCTGTATGCGATCCAACGATACGCCGAGGCCGGGGCGGACGGCTTCATCTTCTGCGACGACTGGGGCCTGCAGGACCGGTTGATGATCGCTCCGGAAACCTGGCGATCCATCTGGAAACCACGCTACGCCCGGATGTATCGGGCCGCCCACGATGCCGGCCTCCTCACCTTCCTCCACAGCTGCGGCCACATCGTCAGCATCCTCGACGATCTGATCGAAATCGGACTCGACGTCATCCAGATGGATCAGCAGGAGAACATGACGGTCGAATCGCTCGGCGAACGTTTCGGCGGACGCATCACCTTCTGGTGCCCGGTCGACATCCAGCAGACCATGGCCCGGGGCGATCCCGACGAGATCCGGGCCTATTGCCGGAAAATGGTCGCCCATCTTGGACGACCCAACGGGGGCTTCATCGCCAAATGGTACAGCGATCCGGCCGGTGCCGGTCACACCCCGGAGGCCATCGAGGCGATGTGCGACGAGTTCGTGAAGATCAGCCGGGAGCAACGGCAAGCGGTGGCTTCCTGA